A window from Aliamphritea hakodatensis encodes these proteins:
- a CDS encoding malate dehydrogenase: protein MRRPVRIAVTGAAGAIAYSLLFKIAAGEMMGKDQPVILQLIEIPEAIGALRGVAMELEDCAYPLLHTVTLHDTVEEGFKGCHYALLVGARPRGPGMERSDLLEVNAEIFARQGKALNKFASRDVKVLITGNPANTNALIASRNAPDLSPSQFTCLTRLDHNRAKGILASQTGASSLDIRNIIIWGNHSPTQYPDLHHATIHGTPALQQIDQDWYREQLIPKVQQRGGEIIQARGLSSAASAAQAIVNQMHDWVLGTAPGEIVSMGILSDGSYGIEKGIFFSFPVRCNYGRYQIVPGFDVNDYSRGMLRKTEQELLDEKTVIEHLLPAETEASHMNLSICLKSGVTLYADDTGPKSECTFMRTNRVM from the coding sequence ATGAGAAGGCCAGTTCGTATAGCGGTTACAGGTGCTGCCGGTGCCATCGCTTATAGCTTATTATTCAAAATTGCTGCCGGTGAAATGATGGGGAAAGATCAGCCTGTCATACTGCAGCTGATTGAAATTCCGGAAGCCATCGGCGCGTTACGGGGTGTCGCCATGGAACTGGAAGACTGTGCCTACCCGTTGCTCCATACCGTCACCCTGCACGACACGGTAGAAGAAGGCTTTAAGGGTTGCCACTATGCACTGCTGGTTGGCGCACGCCCCCGGGGGCCGGGTATGGAACGCAGTGATCTGCTGGAAGTAAATGCCGAGATCTTTGCCCGTCAGGGTAAAGCCCTTAATAAATTCGCCAGCAGGGATGTTAAAGTGCTGATCACCGGCAACCCGGCGAATACCAACGCCCTGATCGCCAGCCGCAATGCTCCCGATTTAAGCCCCTCGCAGTTTACCTGCCTGACGCGGCTGGATCACAACCGTGCCAAAGGCATTCTGGCCAGCCAGACCGGTGCTTCATCGCTGGATATCCGCAATATTATTATCTGGGGCAATCATTCCCCTACCCAGTACCCGGACCTGCATCACGCCACGATTCACGGCACCCCGGCGCTACAGCAAATTGACCAGGACTGGTACCGGGAGCAGCTCATTCCCAAAGTTCAGCAAAGGGGTGGGGAAATTATACAGGCCCGGGGCTTATCCAGTGCGGCTTCCGCTGCGCAGGCCATCGTCAATCAGATGCATGACTGGGTGCTGGGCACTGCGCCGGGAGAAATTGTCAGCATGGGCATTCTCAGTGATGGCAGCTACGGCATTGAAAAAGGTATCTTCTTTTCATTTCCGGTGCGCTGTAACTATGGCCGTTACCAGATCGTTCCCGGTTTCGACGTCAATGACTACAGCCGGGGCATGCTGCGCAAAACCGAACAGGAATTACTCGACGAAAAAACGGTTATTGAGCATTTACTGCCCGCCGAGACTGAAGCATCGCATATGAACCTGTCTATCTGCCTGAAATCCGGCGTGACGCTTTATGCCGATGATACCGGGCCTAAGTCAGAATGCACCTTCATGCGCACTAACCGGGTTATGTAA
- a CDS encoding TetR/AcrR family transcriptional regulator — MSELPASENDKPKKARRRSVIRENHEARILQVAEDLFARNGFNGTAVDSIAEAAGMSKQNMLYYFPSKEILYRRVLQQILDLWVEKMVLLLDQDGGEPAEILEDYIRRKVEMSRTHPNGSKVFANEIINGAPYLREYLQENLIDSLEKDVALVRSWIEAGKMDPVDPYHLFFVIWASTQTYADFSTQICLVMKKDALEDTDYQGASDFIANVILKGIGLR, encoded by the coding sequence ATGTCTGAATTACCTGCCAGTGAAAACGACAAGCCGAAAAAAGCCCGTCGCCGTTCGGTGATTCGTGAAAATCATGAAGCCCGAATTTTACAGGTAGCGGAAGATCTGTTTGCCCGTAACGGCTTTAATGGCACCGCGGTGGACAGCATTGCTGAAGCGGCGGGCATGTCTAAGCAGAACATGCTGTACTACTTTCCCTCCAAGGAAATTCTCTACCGCCGGGTGTTGCAGCAGATCCTTGATCTCTGGGTCGAGAAGATGGTGTTGTTGCTGGATCAGGATGGTGGCGAGCCGGCTGAAATTCTGGAAGACTATATCCGCCGTAAGGTTGAAATGTCCCGTACCCATCCGAACGGTTCAAAGGTATTTGCTAACGAGATAATCAACGGTGCGCCTTATTTGCGTGAATATCTGCAGGAGAATCTCATCGATTCACTGGAGAAAGATGTTGCGCTGGTCCGTAGTTGGATTGAGGCTGGCAAGATGGACCCTGTGGACCCTTACCACCTGTTTTTTGTCATCTGGGCCTCTACCCAGACCTATGCGGATTTCTCCACGCAGATCTGTCTGGTGATGAAGAAAGATGCGCTGGAGGATACCGATTATCAGGGTGCCAGCGACTTTATTGCGAATGTCATTCTGAAAGGGATCGGACTGCGTTAA
- a CDS encoding CoA-acylating methylmalonate-semialdehyde dehydrogenase, which yields MTIVGHLINGEVRTDAARTQDVFNPATGLATKQVALAAKETVEEAIAAAQAAYPAWRNTPTGKRAQVMYRFKALLEQHADKICEMIGDEHGKISHDAAGELQRGIENVEYACGVAELLKGEHSRNVGPGIDSWSEFQPLGVVTGITPFNFPAMVPLWMYPMAIACGNTFVLKPSERDPSSTLFIAQLLQEAGLPDGVMNVVNGDKEAVDVLLSDERIKAVSFVGSTPIAEYIYSTANANGKRCQALGGAKNHAIVMPDADMDNAVNQLLGAAFGSSGERCMALSVAVAVGDAAADALVAKMQEAMKPLKVGAATDSSNDFGPVITRQHQQKVVGYIDSAEQDGATVVVDGRDPQVEGFEDGFFVGATLIDGVTSEMTSYQEEIFGPVLQVVRVDSMEAAMKLINDHEYGNGTCIFTRDGEAARYFSDNIEVGMVGINVPLPVPVSYHSFGGWKRSLFGDLHAYGPDAVRFYTKRKTITQRWPSSGVREGVSFSFPS from the coding sequence ATGACAATCGTTGGACATCTGATTAACGGTGAAGTACGCACCGATGCTGCGCGCACGCAGGACGTTTTTAACCCGGCCACTGGCCTGGCGACCAAGCAGGTTGCACTGGCAGCTAAAGAGACCGTTGAAGAAGCGATTGCCGCTGCACAGGCTGCTTACCCGGCATGGCGCAACACGCCAACCGGTAAGCGTGCCCAGGTTATGTACCGTTTTAAGGCACTGCTGGAACAGCATGCAGACAAAATCTGCGAAATGATCGGCGATGAACACGGTAAAATTTCTCACGATGCTGCCGGTGAACTGCAGCGCGGTATTGAAAACGTTGAATACGCCTGCGGCGTTGCTGAACTGCTGAAAGGCGAGCACAGCCGCAACGTTGGCCCGGGCATTGATTCCTGGAGCGAGTTTCAGCCATTAGGTGTGGTTACCGGTATTACGCCGTTTAACTTCCCGGCGATGGTGCCACTGTGGATGTACCCGATGGCGATTGCCTGCGGTAACACTTTCGTACTGAAGCCATCTGAGCGTGATCCAAGCTCTACTCTGTTCATTGCACAGCTGCTGCAGGAAGCCGGTTTACCGGACGGTGTTATGAACGTTGTTAACGGTGATAAAGAAGCGGTTGACGTTTTGCTGTCAGATGAGCGTATCAAGGCGGTAAGCTTTGTCGGTTCAACGCCGATTGCTGAATACATTTACAGCACGGCAAATGCTAACGGTAAGCGTTGTCAGGCGCTGGGCGGTGCTAAGAACCACGCCATCGTTATGCCGGATGCGGATATGGACAATGCGGTTAACCAACTGCTGGGGGCTGCTTTCGGTTCTTCCGGTGAGCGTTGCATGGCACTGTCAGTTGCCGTTGCGGTAGGCGATGCTGCGGCAGATGCACTGGTTGCGAAAATGCAGGAAGCGATGAAGCCGCTGAAAGTTGGTGCAGCGACTGACAGCAGCAATGATTTTGGCCCGGTAATTACCCGTCAGCATCAACAGAAAGTGGTTGGCTACATCGACAGTGCTGAGCAGGACGGTGCAACGGTGGTTGTGGATGGCCGTGATCCGCAGGTTGAAGGCTTTGAAGACGGTTTCTTCGTCGGCGCAACCCTGATCGACGGTGTAACCTCTGAAATGACCAGCTACCAGGAAGAAATCTTCGGGCCGGTTCTGCAGGTTGTTCGTGTCGACAGCATGGAAGCCGCTATGAAGCTGATCAACGACCACGAATACGGTAACGGTACCTGTATCTTTACCCGTGACGGTGAAGCAGCACGTTACTTCTCTGACAACATTGAAGTGGGCATGGTAGGCATTAACGTACCGCTGCCAGTACCGGTTTCTTATCACAGCTTCGGTGGCTGGAAGCGTTCACTGTTTGGTGACCTGCACGCGTACGGTCCTGATGCGGTGCGATTCTACACCAAGCGTAAGACAATCACTCAGCGCTGGCCTTCCAGCGGTGTCCGTGAAGGTGTGTCTTTCTCCTTCCCGAGCTGA
- a CDS encoding aspartate aminotransferase family protein — protein sequence MTNNNDKFAGLSQAQLDAYWMPYSANRQFKKDPRMIVSAEGRYYTSADGRQILDGLSGLWTCGAGHCHPKITEAVSKQLGEIDYSPAFQFGYPKAFQLAHKVTELMPDGLNRVFFTDSGSESVETALKIARAYWRKKGMASKTRFIGRSKGYHGVNFGGISVGGIVGNRVLYGQGIEAAHIPHTMLAENRFVKGMPEEGAFLAEDLEAQIAIHDASNIAAVIVEPLAGSAGVIPPPKGYLQKLREICDKHNILLIFDEVITGFGRMGSYTGAEEFGVTPDMLTVAKQLTNGVVPMGAVVAKQEIYDTFMAEGGKEHMLELPHGYTYSGHPVACAAGLAALDLLVEEQLVDRVQAAAPQFQELLHGLKGAKYVTDIRNYGLAGAITIESAPGDPALRPFEVMLKCWEKGFYVRAGGDTIQLGLPFTTEVQEMDDIINALGDSLAELD from the coding sequence ATGACCAACAATAACGATAAGTTTGCAGGACTCTCTCAGGCGCAGCTGGATGCGTACTGGATGCCGTACTCTGCCAACCGTCAGTTTAAAAAAGATCCGCGGATGATCGTGTCTGCGGAAGGCCGCTATTACACCTCTGCGGATGGCCGGCAGATTCTGGACGGTTTGTCAGGTCTGTGGACCTGCGGTGCCGGACACTGTCACCCAAAAATTACTGAAGCGGTCAGCAAGCAGCTGGGCGAAATCGACTATTCACCTGCGTTCCAGTTCGGTTATCCGAAAGCGTTTCAGCTGGCGCACAAAGTCACTGAGCTGATGCCGGATGGCCTGAACCGTGTATTTTTCACCGATTCAGGTTCAGAGTCTGTTGAAACCGCACTGAAAATTGCCCGTGCTTACTGGCGTAAAAAAGGCATGGCCAGCAAGACCCGTTTCATCGGCCGTTCCAAGGGGTACCACGGGGTAAACTTTGGCGGTATCAGTGTGGGCGGTATTGTGGGTAACCGGGTACTCTATGGTCAGGGGATTGAGGCCGCTCACATTCCTCATACCATGCTGGCCGAAAACCGCTTTGTAAAAGGTATGCCGGAAGAGGGTGCGTTCCTCGCGGAAGATCTGGAAGCACAGATCGCCATTCACGATGCTTCGAATATCGCCGCGGTGATTGTTGAACCCCTGGCAGGTTCTGCCGGGGTTATTCCACCACCAAAGGGTTACCTGCAGAAGCTGCGCGAAATCTGTGACAAGCACAATATCCTGCTGATCTTTGATGAAGTTATTACCGGGTTTGGCCGGATGGGTTCCTACACCGGTGCTGAAGAGTTTGGTGTAACCCCGGACATGCTGACCGTTGCTAAACAGCTGACCAACGGTGTTGTGCCGATGGGTGCAGTGGTTGCCAAGCAGGAAATTTACGATACATTTATGGCTGAAGGCGGTAAGGAGCATATGCTTGAGCTGCCTCACGGTTATACCTATTCAGGCCATCCGGTTGCCTGTGCCGCCGGTCTGGCTGCACTGGATCTGCTGGTTGAAGAACAACTGGTTGACCGGGTTCAGGCAGCAGCACCGCAGTTCCAGGAGCTGTTGCACGGCCTGAAGGGTGCAAAATATGTTACGGATATCCGTAACTACGGTCTGGCCGGTGCGATTACCATTGAGTCTGCACCGGGCGATCCGGCACTGCGTCCGTTTGAAGTGATGCTCAAGTGCTGGGAGAAGGGCTTCTACGTACGTGCCGGCGGCGACACTATTCAGCTGGGTCTGCCGTTTACCACTGAAGTTCAGGAAATGGATGACATCATCAATGCTCTGGGTGATTCCCTGGCAGAGCTGGACTGA
- a CDS encoding LysR family transcriptional regulator, with protein sequence MSQTVSRLPRQIGDAHIRLLRIYKAVIENGGFAAAEVELNISRPAISLAMNELESLLNMKLCQRGRSGFSVTEQGEQVYQASLQLLSNLETFRSQINAINTELKGELNIGITDNMVTVPQMRITRALAKLKQRGPEVVINIRMIPPNKIESAVLEGRLHVGVVPDIRTLTGLNYTPLYNEQSLLYCSDEHPLYEMKDWQITPQQLAEANTVIPAYPQSADARKQHTDLQTSASSTDREGIAFLILSGEYLGFLPTHFAARWVREKRMRSIQPQSRFFYTEFSAITRKGARPNLILDAYMEELEKLENS encoded by the coding sequence ATGAGCCAGACCGTTTCACGCCTGCCAAGACAAATTGGCGACGCCCACATTCGTTTACTGCGCATTTACAAAGCCGTGATTGAAAACGGCGGATTTGCGGCAGCAGAAGTTGAACTGAACATCAGCCGGCCGGCCATCAGCCTGGCAATGAATGAGCTGGAAAGCCTGCTGAATATGAAACTCTGCCAGCGGGGCCGCTCCGGCTTCTCGGTAACAGAACAGGGTGAACAGGTATATCAGGCGAGCCTGCAGCTACTCAGTAATCTGGAAACCTTCCGGTCACAGATAAATGCCATCAATACGGAGCTCAAAGGCGAGCTGAACATCGGCATTACCGATAACATGGTAACCGTGCCCCAGATGCGCATCACCCGGGCACTGGCAAAACTCAAACAGCGGGGGCCGGAGGTGGTCATCAATATCCGGATGATCCCCCCTAATAAGATTGAATCAGCGGTACTGGAAGGCCGCCTCCATGTCGGGGTCGTACCGGATATCCGTACTCTGACCGGGCTGAATTACACCCCGCTGTACAATGAACAGTCATTACTTTACTGCAGCGACGAACACCCTCTCTATGAAATGAAAGACTGGCAGATCACCCCACAGCAGTTGGCAGAAGCCAATACGGTTATCCCTGCCTATCCGCAAAGCGCTGACGCCAGAAAACAGCATACGGATTTACAGACCAGTGCCAGCTCCACCGACCGCGAAGGCATCGCCTTTCTGATCCTCAGCGGTGAATACCTGGGTTTTCTGCCCACCCACTTTGCTGCCCGCTGGGTGCGGGAAAAACGGATGCGCAGCATTCAGCCCCAAAGCCGTTTCTTTTATACCGAGTTTTCTGCGATCACCCGTAAAGGGGCACGCCCTAACCTGATTCTGGATGCATACATGGAAGAGCTGGAGAAGCTGGAAAACAGCTGA
- a CDS encoding aldehyde dehydrogenase, which produces MNLADWNQRVEALTIPSQAFINGKNAAALSGKTIACINPANNLSLGDVADCGPEDADLAVNIARQTFEQGPWSKMAPAERKKILLRWADLLEKHSEELALLECLNAGKPISDTVNVDVPGAITTVRWTAEAVDKVYEQIAPTGEDTLALVTRLPLGVILAIVPWNFPLSTTAWKLAPALATGNSVILKPDQKTPLTALRIAQLATEAGLPDGVLNVLPGDGPVLGQHLCLHPGIDGQTFTGSTAVGKLLMQYAGQSNLKRTFLELGGKSANIVFADANLEKAAQMAAVAGFYNSGQTCTAGTRLLVEASVYDEFLEKVKAYTESWQPGNPLDPAAAMGALIDQRQLDTVQRYVNIGLEEGAELLTGGKAVDLGNGGFYHQPTIFKNVHNQMRIAREEIFGPVVSAIPFQDMDDAIRIANDSPYGLAGAVWSSNINTAHKVAAAIRTGTMGVNNYFGGDITVPFGGFKESGNGRDKSLHAMDDYTELKTTWIEFE; this is translated from the coding sequence ATGAATTTAGCCGACTGGAACCAGCGGGTTGAAGCCCTGACGATCCCCTCACAAGCTTTCATAAACGGCAAAAATGCTGCTGCGCTTTCGGGCAAAACCATTGCCTGCATTAACCCGGCCAACAACCTCAGCCTGGGAGACGTAGCCGACTGCGGCCCGGAAGATGCTGATCTGGCAGTCAACATTGCCCGGCAAACCTTTGAGCAGGGCCCGTGGTCAAAAATGGCCCCGGCAGAGCGCAAAAAAATTCTGCTGCGCTGGGCAGACCTGCTGGAAAAACACAGTGAAGAACTGGCCTTACTGGAATGTCTGAATGCCGGAAAGCCTATATCCGATACAGTCAACGTTGACGTCCCCGGCGCAATCACAACCGTTCGCTGGACTGCCGAGGCCGTTGATAAAGTCTATGAACAGATTGCCCCTACCGGTGAAGACACCCTCGCCCTGGTAACCCGTTTACCGCTGGGGGTAATACTGGCGATTGTGCCCTGGAACTTCCCCCTTTCGACCACCGCATGGAAACTGGCACCGGCGCTGGCAACCGGCAACTCAGTGATCCTCAAACCGGATCAGAAGACACCTTTAACCGCATTACGGATTGCTCAGCTGGCCACTGAAGCCGGCCTGCCAGACGGCGTGCTCAATGTCCTCCCCGGTGACGGTCCGGTTCTCGGCCAACACCTGTGCCTGCACCCGGGCATTGACGGCCAGACCTTCACCGGTTCAACCGCCGTAGGTAAACTGCTGATGCAGTATGCCGGTCAGTCCAATCTCAAACGCACCTTTCTGGAACTGGGAGGTAAAAGCGCGAACATCGTATTTGCCGATGCCAATCTTGAAAAAGCTGCGCAAATGGCAGCGGTTGCCGGTTTTTATAATTCAGGCCAAACCTGCACCGCCGGTACCCGGCTTTTAGTAGAAGCCTCTGTGTACGACGAGTTTCTGGAAAAAGTAAAAGCCTATACGGAAAGCTGGCAACCGGGTAACCCTCTGGATCCTGCTGCCGCGATGGGTGCGCTCATCGACCAGCGGCAACTGGATACGGTACAGCGCTACGTCAATATTGGCCTGGAAGAAGGTGCTGAACTGCTCACCGGCGGTAAAGCCGTTGACCTGGGCAATGGCGGCTTCTATCACCAGCCAACCATTTTTAAAAATGTTCATAACCAGATGCGTATCGCCCGGGAAGAGATCTTCGGACCGGTTGTCTCTGCCATTCCTTTCCAGGACATGGATGATGCCATCCGGATCGCCAATGACTCCCCGTACGGGCTTGCGGGCGCCGTATGGAGCAGCAACATCAATACTGCCCACAAGGTAGCCGCTGCCATCCGCACCGGTACCATGGGCGTGAATAACTATTTCGGCGGCGATATCACGGTTCCTTTTGGCGGTTTTAAAGAATCGGGCAACGGCCGGGATAAATCATTACATGCGATGGATGATTATACTGAATTAAAAACCACCTGGATTGAATTTGAATAA
- a CDS encoding methyl-accepting chemotaxis protein encodes MNLTVTQRIGGGFAILVILLLIISGSSFRGLSQVNHQVEITNDEITPIIVRSAAMAVSLLSSNKSMLQYLDSTDEETLTLYQSNFGQQRQQYQQQREQLLLFAQTYPAVSEAVSGLDSKADIYFSSAEQALSGHQQYLQLSTQLEQAEQALRSEIHFFFNDIELLITFGISEAEKSSGRELKENLKAVEVEFNTLLKTTLEEQITPIEESFATEGYGYSVLALNTRLQKMIDAGNTIAPDLKKYTAPIEQAANGADGLTQLHKQKVQLDAELATLVAQLSDSADASNQALEQLMQDAQVLAARAAADAEQQVNLGQTTNIVISLLSVLIAVAIAVWVSRNIRNAMRRIMNILKVIADGDLTQRLAVTSGDEFGQLSRWVNELVDKQEDVIRQIHTAAGQISHSAQQASDIGHRTHNMMNDQQMQTTQVATAIHQMSATVSEVAQSAELAQQQVSSIDAAANSNRELMQHSIERVNALAEELERTGRVINQLNEDSLNIGRILEVIEEIAGQTNLLALNAAIEAARAGEQGRGFAVVADEVRNLASRTQNSTQEIQGMIDKLQSGATDAVRIMDSSRQEAQSSVEQTVQAGDSLSEMVRQLGEVRQMSISIATAAEEQTAVSMEISQSVQQIADTAESGLQDAKESARGSEVLSDLAMQQQAMINQFKLN; translated from the coding sequence ATGAACTTAACCGTTACGCAACGTATTGGTGGTGGTTTTGCCATACTGGTTATTTTACTGCTGATCATCAGCGGATCATCTTTCCGCGGTCTCAGCCAAGTTAACCATCAGGTAGAAATCACCAACGATGAAATCACCCCTATTATTGTTCGCAGTGCAGCGATGGCTGTATCCCTGCTGTCATCCAATAAATCGATGCTGCAATATCTGGACAGTACCGATGAAGAAACGCTGACGCTGTACCAGAGTAATTTTGGACAGCAGCGTCAGCAGTATCAGCAACAGCGGGAACAGTTACTGTTATTTGCTCAAACCTACCCTGCTGTCAGTGAAGCTGTCAGCGGACTGGACAGCAAAGCCGATATCTACTTCTCATCCGCTGAACAGGCATTAAGTGGCCACCAGCAGTACCTGCAGCTGAGTACTCAGCTGGAACAGGCCGAACAGGCCCTGCGCAGCGAAATTCATTTCTTTTTTAACGATATCGAACTGCTGATTACCTTTGGCATTTCTGAAGCGGAAAAAAGCAGTGGCCGGGAACTGAAAGAAAACCTGAAAGCGGTTGAAGTGGAATTTAACACCCTGCTCAAAACCACCCTCGAAGAACAGATTACGCCGATCGAAGAATCGTTTGCCACTGAAGGCTATGGTTACAGCGTGCTGGCCCTGAACACCCGGCTGCAAAAAATGATTGATGCCGGCAACACTATCGCGCCGGATCTGAAAAAATACACCGCGCCGATTGAGCAGGCGGCCAACGGAGCGGACGGACTGACTCAGCTACACAAACAAAAAGTACAGCTGGATGCAGAACTGGCAACCCTGGTAGCCCAACTGTCAGACAGTGCCGACGCCAGCAACCAGGCACTGGAACAGCTGATGCAGGATGCTCAGGTTCTGGCCGCCAGAGCCGCCGCGGATGCCGAACAACAGGTAAACCTCGGCCAGACAACCAATATCGTCATCAGCCTGTTGTCCGTTCTGATCGCGGTGGCAATCGCTGTCTGGGTGAGCCGCAATATCCGCAACGCCATGCGCCGTATTATGAACATTCTTAAGGTCATTGCCGACGGTGATCTGACTCAGCGCCTGGCCGTTACATCCGGCGATGAATTTGGTCAGCTGTCCCGCTGGGTCAATGAACTGGTGGATAAACAGGAAGACGTCATCCGTCAGATCCACACAGCAGCAGGCCAGATCAGCCACTCCGCTCAGCAGGCCTCGGATATTGGCCACCGCACCCATAACATGATGAATGACCAGCAAATGCAAACCACTCAGGTTGCCACTGCCATTCACCAGATGTCGGCCACGGTTTCAGAAGTCGCCCAGAGCGCAGAACTGGCCCAGCAACAGGTCAGCAGTATCGATGCGGCGGCGAACAGCAACCGGGAACTGATGCAGCACAGTATAGAGCGGGTCAACGCACTGGCCGAAGAGCTGGAACGTACCGGCCGGGTCATCAACCAGCTCAATGAAGACAGCCTCAACATTGGCCGGATTCTGGAAGTTATTGAAGAAATCGCCGGGCAGACTAACCTGCTGGCACTGAACGCAGCCATCGAGGCCGCCCGGGCCGGTGAACAGGGCCGCGGCTTTGCCGTGGTCGCCGACGAAGTGCGTAACCTGGCCAGCCGGACGCAAAACTCCACCCAGGAGATTCAGGGCATGATCGATAAGCTGCAATCCGGTGCCACCGATGCTGTCCGCATCATGGACAGCAGCCGGCAGGAAGCCCAGTCCAGCGTAGAACAGACCGTTCAGGCCGGTGATTCACTGAGCGAAATGGTCCGCCAGCTGGGTGAAGTCCGTCAGATGTCCATCAGTATTGCAACAGCGGCTGAAGAGCAGACCGCCGTCAGTATGGAGATCTCTCAGTCGGTGCAGCAGATTGCCGACACCGCAGAGTCCGGTTTACAGGACGCCAAAGAAAGCGCAAGGGGCAGTGAAGTGCTGTCAGATCTGGCGATGCAACAGCAGGCAATGATCAATCAGTTTAAGCTCAACTGA
- a CDS encoding GMC family oxidoreductase, with the protein MLWRRAEVRFSGFQDESLISEVYMECFDYVVVGGGTAGCILANRLSASGKHRVLLLEAGSEPRNLWISVPAGFSKLLTNNKYNWCFSTTPEANTYHRKIAVPRGRGLGGSSLINGMIYAWGQPEDYDAWESAGASGWGFRDVEPYFRKMETFMSGGTGRGQQGPMNIERVHERFPVSSAFIQAAKEDGHPVNCDYNSGSQNGFGYYQTTQKNGRRWSVVDGYLNPARQRQNLTVLTSAQVLELNFLGTRCNGVTYMKSNRAVSVQAGLEVIMAAGAVQTPQILELSGIGDPELLTKYNIPVRHALSNVGENYIDHFATRMSWRVKNTVTLNEMARGWRLIRAVGEYISRRTGILTLGTGLVHGFVKTSPDLKTPDIQYFFVHASYANAAERVLDREPGMTIGVTQLRPQSVGSIHIQSSDVNVAPSIKPNFLSAAVDRQCLTEGMKIARRIINQPAMSDYVSHEMCPGKHVTADQDWLEFACREGQTIYHPVGTCRMGSDAEAVVDPQLRVNGLQGLRIADASVMPLIVSGNTQAAVMMIAEKAADLILSGSECCSV; encoded by the coding sequence GGCTAAGTGCGTCAGGGAAGCACAGGGTGTTGCTGTTAGAGGCAGGCAGTGAACCACGGAATTTATGGATTTCTGTTCCTGCAGGTTTCAGTAAGCTGTTGACCAACAATAAATACAACTGGTGTTTCAGCACCACGCCTGAAGCGAATACTTACCATCGCAAAATTGCTGTGCCAAGAGGCCGGGGGCTGGGGGGCTCCAGCCTGATTAACGGAATGATTTATGCCTGGGGGCAGCCCGAAGATTATGATGCCTGGGAGTCTGCCGGTGCTTCAGGCTGGGGGTTCAGGGATGTGGAACCGTATTTCAGAAAGATGGAAACATTTATGTCCGGTGGTACCGGACGCGGTCAGCAGGGGCCAATGAACATTGAACGGGTTCATGAACGTTTTCCTGTCTCTTCTGCCTTTATACAGGCAGCCAAAGAGGACGGCCACCCCGTTAACTGTGATTATAATTCAGGCAGTCAAAACGGTTTCGGCTATTACCAGACAACACAGAAAAACGGCCGGCGCTGGAGTGTTGTTGACGGTTACCTTAACCCCGCTCGTCAACGGCAGAACCTGACCGTCTTAACCAGTGCTCAGGTACTTGAGCTGAATTTTCTGGGGACACGGTGTAACGGCGTAACCTATATGAAAAGTAACCGGGCGGTCAGCGTACAGGCCGGTTTAGAAGTGATCATGGCTGCCGGTGCTGTGCAAACGCCTCAGATTCTCGAATTATCCGGTATTGGTGATCCGGAATTATTGACTAAATATAATATTCCCGTAAGGCATGCACTGAGTAATGTGGGGGAAAACTATATTGATCATTTTGCCACCCGTATGAGCTGGCGGGTGAAGAATACTGTAACGCTGAATGAAATGGCGAGGGGCTGGCGGCTTATCAGGGCAGTAGGTGAATATATTTCCCGGCGCACCGGTATCCTGACTCTGGGCACCGGGCTGGTTCATGGTTTTGTTAAAACCTCTCCTGATCTGAAAACACCGGACATACAATATTTCTTTGTGCATGCCAGTTATGCAAATGCTGCCGAAAGAGTATTGGACAGAGAACCGGGGATGACAATCGGGGTGACTCAGTTGCGGCCGCAATCTGTCGGCAGCATTCATATTCAGTCTTCAGATGTTAATGTGGCGCCTTCAATTAAGCCGAACTTTTTGTCTGCTGCGGTGGATCGGCAATGCCTTACTGAAGGGATGAAGATTGCCCGCAGAATCATTAATCAGCCCGCAATGTCAGACTATGTCAGTCATGAAATGTGTCCCGGGAAGCATGTAACCGCGGATCAGGACTGGCTTGAATTTGCCTGCCGTGAAGGGCAGACCATTTATCATCCGGTGGGTACCTGTCGTATGGGCAGTGATGCTGAAGCAGTGGTAGATCCGCAGCTCAGGGTAAATGGGCTTCAGGGATTGCGTATTGCTGATGCGTCGGTGATGCCGCTGATTGTTTCAGGCAACACGCAGGCCGCGGTTATGATGATTGCTGAGAAAGCTGCCGACCTGATTTTGTCAGGGAGCGAATGTTGCTCTGTCTAG